The Williamsoniiplasma somnilux genome includes a window with the following:
- the mutM gene encoding DNA-formamidopyrimidine glycosylase, which yields MPELPEVVTVCKMLKPEIVNKTIIDFQIFYGKLLQRPSISEFKKKVINQKILNISNFAKYIVIELANDVLISHLRMEGKWIVEDLESFAYPERHLEAQFILNNNKALRYYDTRKFGTLELLSKNEYKNIPPLSKLGPDPTKVNVNAVNFHKIVTKSKRPIKTVLLDQSVLSGLGNIYVNEVLFEAKINPNTPANEISLENCGNILKESSRILKKSIEQGGTSIHSFESAAGVTGNYQNYLKVHGKSGNNCVYCGSKIQKEFVGGRGTYFCPKCQK from the coding sequence AAAACCCGAAATAGTCAATAAGACAATTATTGATTTTCAAATTTTTTACGGAAAACTTTTACAAAGACCATCAATATCAGAATTTAAAAAGAAAGTGATTAATCAAAAGATTTTAAATATCTCTAACTTCGCTAAATATATTGTTATTGAATTAGCAAATGATGTTTTAATTTCTCATTTGAGAATGGAAGGTAAATGAATTGTAGAAGATTTAGAATCTTTTGCTTATCCTGAAAGACATTTAGAAGCACAGTTTATTTTAAATAATAATAAAGCTTTAAGATATTATGATACAAGAAAATTTGGAACTCTAGAATTATTGAGCAAAAATGAGTACAAAAACATACCCCCACTATCTAAATTAGGACCTGATCCAACTAAAGTAAATGTAAATGCTGTAAATTTTCACAAGATTGTCACTAAATCTAAAAGACCTATCAAAACTGTACTTTTGGATCAAAGCGTTTTATCTGGATTGGGCAATATTTACGTAAATGAGGTTTTGTTTGAAGCCAAAATAAACCCTAATACTCCGGCCAATGAAATTTCTTTGGAAAATTGTGGAAATATTCTAAAAGAATCTTCAAGAATTTTAAAGAAATCTATTGAACAAGGTGGAACAAGTATTCACAGTTTTGAATCAGCAGCCGGAGTTACTGGTAACTACCAAAATTATTTAAAAGTACACGGAAAGTCAGGAAACAACTGTGTTTATTGCGGTTCAAAAATACAAAAAGAGTTCGTTGGTGGACGAGGAACGTATTTTTGTCCTAAATGTCAAAAATAG
- a CDS encoding DnaD domain protein has translation MANNYTVVSKETLSNIDIDTIFDLYQPILGTTGVGVYLTLLHEEKTLKKLNNIKFDIKRLHKITGLTEKQFNDAIAKLSGMRLITTSINIKKSIQRFSILAPLGVEDFFGNAIYKKALIAKLGEENVEALSFLLKDSKETIIEDEWTETTNSFVDVFKDEITNIADVNPETLKVSFISLSSFSKKKNLFEKVINKDSLIQELKKYAINLNLKDKKTINQLDSIVAFKSFNLDQLARIIVRSYDHENLMLDNDLIEKEIQKEIATLDSNNDNEVFEPSIISKALEFNLNKPEDFIENFTDRKTERNELQMIESLKNKGFSNGAINALIDYSFYKNNGQIVANYILKIAATLLEKNITETKKVMCYLKAAKNSVERSNFSKIMKTARETKSIKLEEDLYSDVQINVLENNSKITIDEILGISK, from the coding sequence ATGGCAAACAATTATACAGTTGTAAGTAAAGAAACTCTTTCTAATATTGACATCGATACAATATTTGACCTTTACCAACCAATTTTGGGAACTACTGGAGTTGGCGTGTACTTAACACTTCTGCATGAAGAAAAAACTTTAAAGAAACTTAATAATATTAAATTTGATATAAAAAGATTACATAAAATCACCGGTTTAACCGAAAAGCAGTTTAACGATGCTATTGCGAAACTTTCGGGAATGCGATTAATAACGACTTCGATTAATATCAAAAAATCAATTCAACGTTTTTCAATTTTAGCACCTTTAGGTGTTGAGGATTTCTTTGGTAATGCAATTTATAAAAAGGCATTAATAGCAAAATTAGGCGAAGAAAATGTTGAAGCCTTAAGTTTTTTATTAAAAGATTCAAAAGAAACCATAATTGAGGATGAATGAACCGAAACAACCAACAGCTTTGTTGATGTTTTCAAAGATGAAATTACCAACATTGCTGATGTGAACCCCGAAACTTTGAAAGTATCTTTTATATCTCTATCTTCTTTTTCTAAGAAAAAAAATCTATTTGAAAAAGTTATTAATAAAGATTCTTTAATTCAAGAACTAAAAAAATATGCAATTAATCTAAATTTAAAAGATAAAAAGACTATTAATCAACTTGATTCAATTGTTGCTTTTAAATCTTTTAATCTTGATCAACTTGCAAGAATAATTGTTAGAAGCTATGATCACGAAAATTTAATGTTAGATAATGATTTGATAGAAAAAGAAATTCAAAAAGAAATTGCCACATTAGATTCTAACAATGATAATGAAGTTTTTGAACCAAGTATAATTTCTAAAGCCTTAGAATTTAACTTGAATAAACCTGAAGATTTTATTGAAAATTTTACAGATAGAAAGACCGAAAGAAATGAATTACAAATGATTGAAAGTTTAAAAAATAAAGGTTTCTCAAATGGAGCTATTAATGCATTGATTGACTATTCTTTTTATAAAAATAACGGTCAAATAGTTGCTAATTACATTTTAAAAATTGCTGCAACATTATTAGAAAAAAATATAACAGAAACAAAAAAAGTCATGTGTTATTTAAAAGCGGCTAAAAACAGTGTTGAAAGATCAAATTTTAGTAAGATTATGAAAACAGCTCGTGAAACTAAATCTATTAAATTGGAAGAAGACTTATATTCTGATGTACAAATTAATGTTTTGGAAAATAATTCAAAAATTACAATTGACGAAATCTTAGGAATATCTAAATAA
- a CDS encoding DnaA ATPase domain-containing protein, with translation MLEKELIHKIANDKQLKTLVNDIRGQLISKNIPDSIDKTEKIILGNLETIEEYLAKHIQCDSNPLDECLQINKGYEDSITYESGVFYLGIKHCEHWYHDHKYENLKKSFIYIDYDLDQFNYNIKEYLLNELNPESNLFTPEEIGFRKSFFKNVVTSFFEKNQSTKGIYLQGEPGVGKTTLMKVIANEFAYRGEKQIAFIAVPNLISLVKDSFNLKSEKNVSLTEKLKKADVLFLDDIGAENVTSWLRDDLLFSILNFRMENNKLTFFTSNFDFNKLNLSYKIKGADSRIESIKQKRFIERIKALTVVYQLNGNSHR, from the coding sequence ATGTTAGAAAAAGAATTGATCCATAAAATCGCTAATGATAAACAATTAAAAACTTTAGTTAATGATATTCGGGGTCAATTGATTTCTAAAAACATTCCTGATTCAATTGATAAAACAGAAAAAATAATTTTAGGCAACTTAGAAACAATTGAAGAATACTTAGCTAAACATATTCAATGCGATTCAAACCCTTTAGATGAATGTTTGCAAATTAATAAAGGATATGAAGACTCTATAACATATGAAAGTGGAGTATTTTACTTAGGAATTAAACATTGCGAACATTGATATCACGATCACAAATATGAAAATTTAAAAAAATCTTTTATTTATATCGACTATGATCTAGATCAATTTAATTACAATATAAAAGAATATTTGCTTAATGAATTAAATCCTGAATCAAACTTATTTACCCCTGAAGAAATAGGTTTTCGTAAGTCATTTTTCAAAAATGTAGTTACTTCTTTTTTTGAAAAAAATCAAAGCACAAAAGGAATTTATCTTCAGGGTGAACCTGGTGTTGGCAAAACAACATTAATGAAAGTTATTGCTAATGAATTTGCTTACCGTGGTGAAAAGCAAATTGCTTTTATTGCAGTGCCTAATTTAATTAGCCTAGTTAAAGATTCTTTTAATTTAAAGAGTGAAAAAAATGTTTCTTTGACAGAAAAATTAAAAAAAGCAGATGTATTATTTTTAGATGACATTGGAGCTGAAAACGTAACTAGTTGATTACGAGATGATCTTTTATTCTCTATTTTAAATTTTAGAATGGAAAATAACAAATTAACATTTTTCACGTCAAATTTTGATTTTAATAAATTAAATTTAAGCTATAAAATTAAAGGTGCTGACAGTCGAATTGAAAGTATTAAACAAAAGCGTTTTATTGAACGTATAAAGGCTTTAACTGTTGTTTATCAACTTAATGGAAATAGTCATCGTTAG
- the gap gene encoding type I glyceraldehyde-3-phosphate dehydrogenase, which produces MSKKVAINGFGRIGRLTFRQLFNKGVEIVAINDLTDTRTLAYLLENDSAQGKFHEGEVSHGEGFIMIGKHKVEVFAERDANNLPWGKLGVDLVVESTGFYTDKEKAAAHINAGAKKVVISAPAKGDMKTIVYGVNHKSLTKEDTIISGASCTTNCLAPMAKILDEKFGIENGLMTTVHAVTNDQKLLDLPHSDLRRGRAAAWNIIPTSTGAAVAVSLVLPQLKGKLDGLALRVPVITGSITDLSVKLGKETTVDEINKVMKEAIEQDADLKQAIKYNTEEIVSVDVIGSSYGSIFDATLTKVIGSGKDQMVKVFSWYDNENSYTSQLVRTTMYFMGL; this is translated from the coding sequence ATGTCAAAAAAAGTTGCAATTAACGGATTCGGAAGAATCGGTCGTCTAACATTTAGACAATTATTTAACAAAGGTGTTGAAATTGTTGCTATTAACGATTTAACAGACACAAGAACTTTAGCATATTTATTGGAAAACGATTCAGCTCAAGGTAAATTCCACGAAGGTGAAGTTTCGCATGGTGAAGGTTTCATCATGATTGGAAAACACAAAGTAGAAGTATTTGCTGAAAGAGATGCAAATAATTTACCATGAGGAAAATTAGGAGTTGACTTAGTTGTTGAATCAACAGGTTTTTACACTGATAAAGAAAAAGCAGCAGCTCACATTAATGCCGGAGCAAAAAAAGTTGTAATTTCAGCACCAGCAAAAGGTGATATGAAAACAATCGTTTATGGTGTTAACCACAAATCATTAACTAAAGAAGATACAATCATTTCAGGTGCTTCATGTACAACTAACTGTTTAGCTCCAATGGCTAAAATTTTAGATGAAAAATTTGGAATCGAAAATGGATTAATGACTACAGTTCACGCTGTAACAAACGATCAAAAATTATTAGACTTACCTCACTCTGACCTACGTCGTGGACGTGCAGCAGCATGAAACATAATCCCAACTTCAACAGGAGCTGCAGTTGCCGTATCTTTAGTATTACCTCAATTAAAAGGTAAATTAGATGGATTAGCATTACGTGTGCCTGTAATCACAGGATCAATTACTGATTTATCAGTTAAATTAGGAAAAGAAACAACAGTTGATGAAATCAACAAAGTAATGAAAGAAGCAATTGAACAAGATGCTGATTTAAAACAAGCAATTAAATACAACACTGAAGAAATTGTTTCAGTAGATGTTATTGGTTCATCATATGGTTCAATTTTCGATGCTACTTTAACAAAAGTAATCGGTTCAGGAAAAGATCAAATGGTAAAAGTATTTTCATGATATGATAACGAAAATTCATATACTTCACAATTAGTTAGAACAACTATGTACTTCATGGGTCTTTAA
- a CDS encoding phosphoglycerate kinase: MDYNKKKTLKDINVAGKKVLVRVDFNVPLKDGKITDDNRIQAALPTIKHLVEQGAKVVLFSHLSRIKTEEDKSVKSLAPIAKRLEELLKQTVVFVSTTRGHELEKAINNLKDGEVLLVENTRFEDVKNNEVVKFESKNNPELGKYWASLGEVFVNDAFGTAHRAHASNVGISTYIQTSAIGFLVQAELEMLGKGIDNAQRPFIAILGGAKVSDKIGVIDNLLTKCDKILIGGGMAYTFFAAQGHSIGKSLLEADKLEDAKKYLEIGKGKIVLPIDSANSTTFADEVPTFSGVDLPEDVMGLDIGPKTIELFQKELAGAKTVVWNGPMGVSEFKHFNKGTIAVCEAAANLKDAFTLIGGGDSAAAAISLGFKDDFSWISTGGGASLEYMEGKVLPGIEAIQVK, encoded by the coding sequence ATGGATTATAACAAGAAGAAAACATTGAAAGATATTAATGTTGCTGGGAAAAAAGTCTTAGTACGCGTTGACTTTAATGTACCTTTAAAAGACGGTAAAATAACTGACGATAATCGTATTCAAGCTGCACTACCAACTATTAAACATTTAGTTGAACAAGGAGCTAAAGTTGTTTTATTTTCACATTTAAGTCGTATTAAAACCGAAGAAGATAAAAGCGTTAAATCGCTAGCGCCTATTGCTAAGAGATTAGAAGAATTGTTAAAACAAACTGTTGTTTTTGTTTCAACAACTCGTGGACATGAACTAGAAAAAGCAATTAATAATTTAAAAGATGGGGAAGTATTATTAGTTGAAAACACTCGTTTCGAAGATGTCAAAAATAATGAAGTAGTTAAATTTGAATCAAAAAATAATCCTGAATTAGGAAAATATTGAGCTTCTTTAGGTGAAGTTTTTGTTAATGATGCTTTCGGAACTGCTCACCGTGCTCACGCTTCAAACGTTGGTATTTCAACTTATATTCAAACTTCAGCAATCGGATTTTTAGTGCAAGCTGAATTAGAAATGCTTGGTAAAGGTATCGATAATGCACAAAGACCATTTATCGCTATTTTAGGGGGAGCTAAGGTTTCTGACAAAATTGGAGTTATCGATAACTTATTAACTAAATGTGACAAAATTTTAATTGGTGGAGGAATGGCATACACTTTCTTCGCAGCACAAGGACATTCAATTGGAAAATCGTTATTAGAAGCTGATAAATTAGAAGATGCTAAAAAATACTTAGAAATCGGTAAAGGTAAAATTGTTTTACCAATCGATTCAGCTAATTCAACAACATTTGCTGATGAAGTTCCTACTTTTTCAGGAGTGGATTTACCAGAAGATGTAATGGGATTAGACATTGGGCCAAAAACAATTGAGTTATTCCAAAAAGAATTAGCAGGAGCAAAAACAGTTGTCTGAAACGGACCAATGGGAGTTTCTGAATTTAAACATTTTAATAAAGGAACAATCGCGGTTTGTGAAGCAGCAGCCAATTTAAAAGATGCTTTCACTTTGATTGGTGGAGGAGACTCAGCTGCCGCTGCAATTTCATTAGGATTTAAAGATGACTTCTCATGAATTTCAACAGGTGGAGGAGCTTCATTAGAATACATGGAAGGTAAAGTTTTACCAGGAATTGAAGCTATTCAAGTTAAATAA